The genomic window ACGTTTTTACGCATAGCTGATACTGTTTCACGAGCAATAATTTTGGCGCCAATGGCCGCTTGTATAATAATTTCAAAGAGTTGCCGCGGGATAACTTTTCTTAACTTTTCAGCGAGCGTTCTGCCTATGTTTGCTGAACTTTCTCTATGCACAATGATAGAAAGAGCATCGACTGGTTTACCGTTAAGCAATATATCCATTTTAACTAAATCAGATTCAGCATAGCCCGATTCTTCGTAATCTAGACTAGCGTATCCAGAAGTAAGTGATTTAAGTTGATCATAAAAGTCTGTAGCTACTTCATTAAGAGGTAACCGGTATTTTAAGATAATACGCTCTTCATTAAGATATTCAAGGCTCAGTTGTTGGCCCCGTTTTTGCTGACACAACGTTATTATAGGCCCTAAATAATCGCGTGGCATTAATATAGTCGCATCGATTATAGGTTCATAAATAGCATCAATTCTTTGTGGATCAGGAAAATCTGACGGGTTTTCAATATCTGCTTCTTGGCCGTTAGTTAACTTAATTTTATACAACACGCTTGGTGCAGTAATAATAACGGAAAGACCATATTCTTGTTCAAGCCGTTGCTTAAATACGTCCATATGAAGGAGCCCTAAAAAGCCACATCTAAAACCAAGACCTAATGCTACGGAGTTTTTCTTTTCAACTTTTACACTTGCATCATTAAGGGTTAACTTTTCTATAGAGTCACGTAGCACTTCAAATTCTTCGTTGTCTATAGGGAAAATACCGGCGAACACCATTGGCTTTGCTGGTTTAAAACCAGGAAATGCTGTTACTGGATGCTTGGCTTGATAAATAGTATCACCAACACGAGCTTCATGCACGGTTTTCATACCAGCTATTAAGTATCCTACTTGACCTGCGTAAAGAGCATCCATAGGAGTCTCACTGGGGTACATAAGACCTAACTCAAGTACTTCATAACTTCTACCTGCTTGAGCGAGTATTATAGTGTCACCCTTGCGCATAGTGCCATCTTTTAGAGCAATCAAACAGATTACACCTTTATAAGAATCAAACCATGAGTCAAATAACAGTGCTTTAAGATGTCCCTGAGTGTTGCTTGCAGGTGCAGGCATACGTTCAATGACAGCATCAAGAATTTCTGTTATGCCAATGCCAGCTTTAGCTGAAGCTTTTATGATTTCTTCTTCGTTGAAATCAAAAAGATGCTTCATCTCTTTGCCTACCCGTTCAGGGTCAGCATTAGCCATATCTATTTTGTTCATAATAGGCACAATAGCTAAATTCTGCTCAAATGCTAGATAAAAATTAGCCATCGTCTGCGCTTGGACACCTTGGGCAGCATCAACAAGCAATAACGCGCCTTGACAGGCATACAATGAGCGGGATACTTCATAGCTAAAATCTACGTGTCCTGGAGTATCAATTAAGTTAAGCAGATACGTGTCGCCTTTATAGGTATAAAACATAGAAGCTGATTGAGCTTTTACGGTTATACCCCGTTCTTTTTCTACTTGCAATTTGTCTAAAAATTGTTCGTTTTTGTGGCGTGTTGAAAGTGTTCCTGTAACTTCTAAAAGTCTATCAGAAAGCGTAGATTTACCATGGTCAATATGCGCAATAACAGAAAAGTTGCGTATTTTGTCAGGAGTGAACTGTTTTAAGTCTATTTTTTTTAAATCCATTTTTATTAATCTAATGTTATAAGTGTAGAGCACAAGTGCTTAAGGTATTATTACTTTAAGTCTACTTCAGGGCTCATAATTTGTAAAACAACAGCTAGAGAGCCAGAGTTTTGGCCTGTGCTTGTATGAGTGCCTTTTCTTGCTCAAAAAACATAAAATACTTTTTAGCTATAGCAGGCGTCAGTTTTTTAAGTGTCTGATTGCCTCGTTTTAGATTAACCGTGTATGCTGTATTGTCTTTAACATAAAAAAGCTTGTTAACGCGTTGGTACCGATATGTTTCAGGCGTAAGAGCATGCAGAAATATAATTACAGAATTAAGAATATGTGTTTTGTTTTCAAGTGTATACTCAACATTTTCTATTAAAAGCACATGTGCATGAGAACGCTTTTTAAGTGACTTTTTACATAATGTAAGCAAATCACCTTCGCACGTTAAATTTTCTATTTTTAGCCCATGAATATAAGAGATTTGATTTTCTAAACTGGATGCTATAAAGTGCTTTTTGCCTTGAGGCAATACAAGGGTATAGGGTATATACGGTTGATCAATAATAAGCGTTTGAGCATCGATTCTTAGCTGTTTGTCGCCAAAAGACTTTGAATTTACTGCTTTTTGCTCACTGTTTTTGTCCATAAGATAAGAGATAGGTTCAATGTGCCCTTCAATACGTCCTATTTCAAAATGATCAGTGTGCGCCCAACAAATATGAGGCATATTGTTAAAAAGAGTCTTTGTTACAATCTTATCTTCTACAGTAACGCTAAATTCACCTAGAGGCACACAATAGCGTAGAGCTTGCATAAGCTTTGCGCTCGAGCTTTGCTCAATAGGAGCTTCGTGCAATAATGTAAAAAACTTATTAAATTCAGGCTGCTGAGTAGTAAAAGAAGAAATAGCCGTTAGGCAAGGACACACAAGAGTAAAGTTATAGGTATTACGAATACCTTTGGTTGTGTACAAAGTATTTAAAAAGTTGTTGCTACCGCCATTACACGTAAGATAAACAAGCACTCGTGTAGAGACTTGATTATTAAGTACGGATAAAAATCTTTTAAAATAGGTTGGATAAAGACCGCCTACAATAGCAACACTAATGGGTGACGTGCCGCCATGGCCGCATAATAATATATTCCACTTAAAGTCTTTTGCTTTTTTGTTTAGTAAAAGCTTTTTAATCACACCGATAAATTGTGAAGAATATAAAGGTAGTAGAGCATTTCTATGTAAAATATCGTTATTGATACTAAAGGCTAGATAATCTTTACATGTTTGCAAAAAACTGGGTGTATATAAGGTGTGTATATCAGTTACTTCTTGCCAATCTTCTAGATTAAAACCTAAATCTTGAGCAGTAGAGGCTTCTAATCTTGTTTTATAAGCTTTGGGAATAAATAACAAAAAGCCCTTTGTGTGATAGTAGCTTTCCCATGCTTCTTGATCGTGTGATTTCATGTCTTTGCTGTTTTTTGTCAGTGTTTTCCAGCAATAAAGCGTCGTTAAAATAGGGGCACTTTCGGCCATTAAGCCATTAGAAAGTTGCATAGCAGATGCTGCATAATGCGGCATAAAAACTTCTTGGCCTAATAAATCAAGTGCAATATGTAAGTCACGCTGGTTACCTTGAGTATTTTCAAGAACGGTAGCTAAAGAACACGTGGAGCTGAAAAGAGCTAAAAACAGGAGTGTGTATTTTTTATTCATAGTCTACTCGTAGTTAAGAATATATAAAAAAGATCATTTAAGCATACACTACCATTTTTTGCATTTCAGTGCGAGCTTAAGGTGATTTTTTTTAACTATAGATACTTATCAGTAGAGTATGGTACTTTAATAGATGGCTAATCAAAGTATGATTTACTATTTTTATAAAAAGAGAAAAGCATGAATGCACAATTAAAAGCTCGATTAAAAACAGTTGGAGCAATTGCCCTAGTGGTGCTTCTTGCTCTGTTTCTTATATTACGCGGCGGTTTTAGAACGGTTGAGCTAGCACAAGACCTAGAAGTACCTGCAGCTAACTCATAGTAGTTCTAAGCTAAGTATAACAAGGTATTGATTTTTAGGTTAGTTTGTATAATATGCAATCCAATTGCATATTATACAAATTAGGGATTTTATATGGTTATTATCGTGAAATTACGCCTATATTAAAAGAAGTGGTGCAGCAATTTCCTGTAGTTGCCGTTATGGGGCTAATAGCAAAAATAGATTTGTCAAAATTGTGTATTTATTGTATAATTATTAATATTTAGAAACTATTATTCGCGTCTTGTAAAGACCTATTTGCAAAGGTTTTTGTTTATAAAATCAAATGAGCTCTCTTAGAGAGGATTTGATAAAAAGTTACTAATGAGAGCATTAAAATTCTTATCCAACTAAAAGGTTCATGAGTATGATACAATTTCTAAAAATAAGTGCTTTGACTTTGCTTACGCATTCTCTAGTTGCAATGGATTATGAAAGACAACTTATAACAGGTATTCTAGCTGGTGATTTGCAACTAGTTCAAGAAGCTTTAGATAATGGTGCTACTGGTGACGGAGGCGCTATGCCAGCTTTACATGCTGCAGCTGGGCTCGGTAAAGATGCGATAATAGAGCTACTTATTGATCGTGGGAGTAAAACTAATCTTGAAAATACTCATTGGCCTTCTCCCTTATTACAGGCTGTTTTTGGTGGCCATGTTTCAACTGTGAAATTATTACTGAAATTAAGTTTAGACGACCGCTTGCCATTTACTGGTGATACGCCATTACATCTGGCTGCACAGACAGGTGACAGCAACATGTTAAGTGCGCTCTTGCAACTAGGTTTTAAACCTAATGTATTGAATAGGTACTTCGTTACTCCGCTTGAAATAGCTGTGCGTAATAATCAGGCAGAGGCTGTAGACATATTGCTTGCAGCAGGAGCCAGTCCTTGCTTCTATCCAGAGCTTAAACAAGGTAAAGATGCTTTGCAGTATGCTCAGCAACAAGAAGCTAACTTGCGCCTTTATTCTTTAAATGAATGCTCTTTAAGAAAAAACAAACAGATACAACAATCTTTAAAGAGATTTTTATCTTTAAAAACACACTAAAGATCTTAAGTTACTAACTATACAATAGCTCCTACAACCTCTGTAACTAGAGGTTGTTTTTTTTAGCCACTTTTAGCAATCTGTGGTATGGTTAAATCTAAAGGAATAGGAGTGATTTAGCTGTTGTAAATAGTGAGCTAATAGCAAAAATCGATTTGTCAAAAGTGTAAAATTATTGTATAATTATTAATATTTAGAAATTACTATTTTCGTCTTCCAAAGAGACATTTGGAAAGGTTTTTGTTTATGGATTCAAATACACTTTATGAAAAAGGCGCGCATTCACGCATAAGACCTATTTTGATTGAAGAAGAGTTAAAAGGCGCTTGGCTTGACTATGCCATGTCGGTTATTGTAAGTCGTGCATTGCCTGATGTTCGTGACGGTCTTAAGCCCGTGCACAGACGTATACTGTACACTATGCATCAGTTAGGCTTTCATTATAATAAGCCATACCACAAATCAGTTCGTATCGTAGGGGACGTAATGGGTAAGTATCACCCACACGGCGACCAAGCGGTTTATAATACTATGGTTGGTATGGTACAAGATTTTTCCAAACGGTACCCATTGCTTGACGGTCAAGGAAACTGGGGCTCGGTTGATGGTGATAATGCTGCAGCTATGCGTTACACCGAAGTGCGTATGGAGCGCATTTCTCAAGAGATTTTATATGATCTTGATAAAGACACTGTGGACTTTGTGCCTAACTTTGATGAATCGACTGTTGAGCCAGTAATTTTGCCAAGCAGGCTACCTAATTTGTTAATTAACGGTACTGCGGGTATTGCTGTTGGTATGGCAACATCGATGCCTCCTCATAATTTAGGTGAAGTTGTCGATGCTTGTTTAGCATTTTTAAAAGATGATAACTTATCAGATGATGAGTTATTTGACCTTATTCCTGCACCGGACTTTCCTACAGGTGGGATTATTTGTGGTCGCGCAGGTATTGTGCGTGCCTATGCTACCGGTCGTGGTAATTTAATATTACGCGGCGTGGTAGATATTGAAGAAAATAAAAAAGGTGCTACAACGGTTGTTATAACTGAGTTGCCGTACCAAGTAAATAAGTCTGAGCTTATTATTAAAGTTGCCGATCTTGTTAAAAATAAGATTATTGAAGGTATTTCTAATATCAGAGATGAATCTGATAAGCGTGGTATGCGTGTAGTTATAGATATTAAAAAGGGTGAAAGCGCTCAAGTAATACTTAACTTGCTGTATAAACATACCTCGTTACAAACAAGCGTTGGTATTTTAATGCTTGCGTTGCTTGATAATAAACCGTTGGTATTTACGTTGCGTCAATTGATTAAAGAATTTTTAGCGCATCGTGAAATTGTTATTGTAAAACGTACCCAGTATGATCTTACAAAAGCACAGCAACGTGAACATATGCTGCTTGGCTTTGTTATAGCGCTTAACAATATTGATGAAGTAGTTGAGCTTATTAAAAAGTCTGAAAATGCTGAAGAAGCTATCTTTAAACTTAATAAACGGTTTTTACTTACGCCTGAACAAAGTAAAGCAATACTTGAAATGAGATTGCAGCGCTTGACTGGTCTTGAGCAAGAAAAGATTCATGCAGAAATAGCAGAAATTAAAAAGCTTATAGCAGAACTTAAAGCAATTTTAACTACACGTGAATTACTTAAACAAGAAATTACTCAAGAATTAATGGATATTCGCGCTCAGTATAGTGATGTGCGTCGTAGTCGTATTGAAGGACCAATTGATATCTTAAGTGAAGCAGATTTAATTCCTGATGAAGAAGTGGTCGTAACGTTAACTCGTAAGGGTTATGTTAAACGTGTACCTCTTACTGTCTATGATGTACAGCATCGTGGCGGCAAAGGTAAAATGGGTATGACTGCTCTTGATGAAGTAGGGGATATTTTACAAGATATTTTTGTTGCACGTAATCATGATGAGCTCTTATTTTTCACTAACTTAGGCAAAATTTATAGCCTTTCAGTGTTTCAAGTTCCTGAAGCGTCTCGTACAGCAAAAGGGCGTGCTATTGTTAACTTATTGCCTCTAGCGCCTGAAGAATACGTAGTAAAACTATTGTGTACTCGTGATTTTGATGACAAACATTTAGTTATGGTAACTAAGTTGGGTACTATTAAGCGTACGCAGGCAACCGCATTTGCTAAAATACGCAGTAGTGGTATTCGTGCCATTACTCTTAATGAAGGCGACGAACTGGTATTTTGTTCTTTAAGTTCAGGAAATGACCATATTGTTCTTGCTACAGCTCGTGGCCAAGGCATTAGATTTATAGAAAGCGAAGTGCGATCTATGGGTCGTGTAGCAGCCGGTGTTCGTGGTATTCGCTTGCATGCTGGTGACCAAGTCGTCGGTATGGAAATCGTATCAGAAGATCAAGATATACTCTTTACGACAGAGCGTGGTTACGGTAAACGTGTACGTGTAGCTGACTTTAGAGCTACTCATCGTGGTGGTCTTGGTGTTAAAGCTATGCCAACAGACAAGCGTAACGGTAAACTTATAGGGCTTGTAGTAGTTGATGATTTTACTCATATATTACTTATTGATACAACAGGTAAAATTATTCGTCTATCGCCTAAAGAAGTGCGTACTATGAAGCGTCAAGCTATGGGCGTACGTCTTATAAGATTAGAAGATGCTGAGCGTCGTCTGGCAGCTATAGCAGTTATTCCTGCAGCAGCTGAAGACGAAGAGCAGGTAGCTAACAGTAAAATAGAAACAACAGATGCAAGCTAATACGCTTCTTCATTTATCATTAATTCAAAATGCCGGACCAGCTACTATTGAGAAGCTGGTCCAGGCTCTTTCTCTTGAGCAGCTTGATAAACTCTATTATTTTTCAGCCAAAGATTTGCAAGCGCTTACAGGTATATCCTCTACTTTAGCGCATTGCATAGTATCTGGTCTTCAAGATAAAAAGCTACTTGAACAAGAATTAACCCTTCTTGAGCGATATAACGTTTCGTGTACAACGCTCTATGATCCCGGGTATCCTGCATTACTTAAAAATATACATTTACCTCCCGTAGTTTTGTACACTCAAGGGCGTCCTCTGGATTATACTAAGTGTGTAGCGCTTGTTGGATCGCGTAAAGCTGATCGCTATGGCATAACTATTATAAATAAGCTTATACCTGAGCTTGTTGCTGCTGGGTATACAGTAGTAAGTGGGGGTGCTCTAGGCATTGATACGCTTGCTCATCAAGCAACACTTGCTTGCGCTGGCTCAACCGTTGCAGTATTGGGCTCAGGATTGTTAAAGCCTTATCCTGCTGCTAATGCACGGTTGTTTAATGCTATTGCTGAACAAAATGGCACAGTAGTCAGCTCGTTTTCTTTGCAATGTTCTGCGCTTGCAGGCAATTTTCCTGCACGTAATCGTATAATTGCAGGATTAAGTAGTGCTTGTATTGTTATTCAGGCAGCTGAAAAAAGTGGTGCTTTAATTACTGCACGTTATGCACTTGAGCAAGGTCGAGAAGTAGGCGCCGTTCCGGGCGCTATTGATAATCCATTAAGTGCTGGATGCCATAAAATTATAAGCGAAGGTGCAGCGCTTATAGCGAGTACTCAAGACATTTTAAACTTGGTCTCTGATAGCCTGCCTTTAAGATCAGTATCGTTAATGCAACCTATAATAAAGCCTCTACAACAGACAATTCCCCAGACTCCTCAAGAGCATATTCTTCTGTATACGCAAACACCTATTTCGTTTGATGAACTACTTATTAAAACTGGTTTAGCAAGTACAGATTTGCAAGACTTACTCTTTAATCTACAGCTTGATGGGTTACTAGAACAAAACTTTATGGGCCTTTGGAAAAAGAGTTAATTAGTATATTCTTGAAATAACAACTTATAACTTAAATCTTATTTATCAAGGGATATGTATGAATACCACTAAAATCTTACATGGATTTTTTCGTTTAATAGCCTCTCTAACGCTAGCAAGTGTTTTTTATCAGATACTAGGGTTTTTAACTTACTCTACTGGTTATTTTGAATATATTTATTATGGTATTAGTATTTTAGTTTTTTTCCCACTTATGTTGTTATATGAACCTCTTTCCAATAAGCCTATAACTTTTATATCTTTAAGTGCATTATTGACCCATTTTTTTGGGATACTTTCTATTGCAGGTTTGGTGCCATCCTTTATTACGTTATTAGATACACTTTTGAGTCTTGCTTTAACCTATTTTGTGCGTCTATTTCCTCATAGACTAAAAGCATTAAGAAAGCAGCTTGGCATAAGATTTTAGCAGAGCCTTTTGTCATAGGACGCTAATAAGTTATACTGATAGTTATTTAGTTTGTTTTAATTTTAGTAAAAGAAAGTGAATATATGAATTATGCTAAAATGATAGTGTTAGCTTTAGTCTTTTTCTTTGCATCATCTAACGTTATTGCAATGCCTAAGCCTAGTAGATTAGAAGCTTCTCGAGCAGAACGTGCTCAGGCTCTTGAACAAAAGCGTAAAGAACGCGAAGATGCAGAAAATAAACGGCAACAGGAAAAAGAACAAAAACGTAAAGAACGTGAAGCTGCTGCAAAAGCAGCAAAAGAAGCACAACAAAAAGAACGCGAAGAGCGTGACGCAAAGAAGCCAAAAAATATAAATAGAAAGTTATCTAACCTCAAGCAAGCACAAGAGGCTAAGAGACTGATAGATATATCACATCAAGATGACACTAATAAGCCAGCAGTAAAGCCCCATGATAATTCTAATACAAGTTCCTGGCTAATAAGTGGCGCTGTTGTAGGTGGTGCAGGTATACTTGCGCTTGTCTATTCTTGTTTTTATAAGTCAGAGACTAAAGTAGAAGAGATCGATGAAAGTAAAGAAAATTATAAAGAAAACCAAGGAAACTAATATGATAATAAAAAACATCTCTAGGACACTATGTATAGTCAGTCTCTTTTTAACAAATAGAGTAGGTGGTGTGCCGCCCCGTTACGACGCTCATGTGCATGCAGGTAAACACGAAGTTGTTGATACTCCTTTGAACTCAACTACTGCTCGCTCAAAACAGCAGGGTTCCCAAATAAAACCGACAATATGTAAAAAACGTAAGAGCAGAAAAACACTTAATGAAAATCAATCTCAAGCTGCTCTTGCAAGTAAAGAGCTTAAAAAGTATAAGCGAGAGTTGGAAATTATTACTAGTAGCTTAAGCCAATTAGCTACAGGCATTTTAACACAAGACCAGCAAGCTGAAAAAAGTTCTCTAGAAAAGCGTAGACTAAAAGTTATACAAATTATAGATAACTTTGAAAAGAAACAGGGATTGAAACAAACACCCCCTCAACTTTTAACTCCAAATCAGTCAGATACCAAGCAACTAGTAACGTTAAGTGCTTTTACTATTGGTGTTGCTCTAGCGCTTGCTGGATCTTATGATTACTTTTTTGTTCCTGTAGAAAAAAATCCTGAATTTAAATTAGAGGATTTAGTTGAGTTTGAAGAAGCAGAAGACCTAGAATTAGTATAAAAATAAGCTCTTAGTACTCTGAAATTACTATTAATTTGACAAATCTGTAATTTAATTTATTATTTGATAAGAGAGTTGTTTTATAAAAATTAATTTATTCAGAGTTATTGATTAATAGTTTTTTGCGTTTTTTTGTAAATTGCTTTAAACTTAATGGAATAAAGATAAGATTTACACGCTATTAATTACCTTATTGGAGCTTATTATGCCAGTACCTAAACGGAAAACGAGTAAGGCCCGTAGAGACCAACGTCAATCTACGAAGTTTATTCGCCCCCAATCTATCACTCAGTGTGCCAATTGCCAAGAGCCACTAGCAACCCATCAAGCATGTGCTGTGTGTGGTTACTATAAAGGCCGCAAAGTATTAAATACTAAACTTGAACGTACTATTAAGCGTACTGAAACACGTACCGCTCTTCAAGCTAAAGCACAACAAAGTGCTCAAAGCCAAGATAGCAACGAACAAGGTCATGAGCAAGACAATGAAAAATAAGCCATTAGCGCTTACTTTCGTTGAAAATATTAAAAAGGTTCAGCTCTCTTTAACGAAGTTGAGCCTTTTTGGCTATAATAGATTAAAAATTCAGGTAGTAGTTTTATAAATAGGACTTTAAAGTGTTAAATTCTAATATAAGAAGAGATTATTCTCGTCAATCATCAGTAAATCGTTATATACAAGCATTGATTATTGCAGGCAGTATAGCTGTGATAGCAGCTACCGGTTGGTTTGGTTACCAATGGTATACAAGACGTGCTGAACAGAAAGCGTATGCAGATTTGGCAACTACAAGCGAAAGCTATAAAAAAGCAGTGGCTTCTCAGGATGCTGAAAAAATAAAAGATAGTGAACGTGCTTTTGCTGCAGCCGCGCAAAAATATAAAAATTCTTCATTGGCACCATATTTTTTAAGTTATCAAGCTGATGCGTTAGTACAGCAAGATAAAAAAACAGAAGCACTTGCTGTTATGGATCAAATGATCTCAAAAATAAAAAAAGAGTCGCCACTTTACTCTTATTATGCACTTAAAAGAGCTCTTATGAAGCTTGATGCAACTCAAGAAGACATGCAACAAGCAGGTCGTCAAGAGCTGGCTAATTTAGCACAAGATAGTAGTAATCCAGTCCGCGATATGGCTCTGTATTATAGTGGACTTGAAGCTAGTCGTCAGGGTGACTTAGAAAAAGCAGCTAGTAATTGGTCGGAACTTGTATCTAAAGCTAAACCAGACTCTCAGTGGAGAGCGCTTGCTCAAGAACAGCTTCAATAAGCTTTACCTAGATTTGAAAGTTTTAAGATAGATATGAATAAACAGCACAGTACACCACGTGTTCGTTTTGCACCGTCGCCTACTGGTTATTTACATATAGGTGGGCTACGAGCTGCATTTTTTAATTGGTTGTTTGCACGACACAATAACGGCGTCTTTTTATTAAGAATAGAAGACACCGATGGAGAAAGATCAAAGCCTGAATATACTCAAGCTATCTTAGATGCTTTCGATTGGGTTGGTTTGCATAGTGACGAGCCTATTGTTATTCAATCGCAACGTATTGCACGTCATAAAGAAGTTATAGAGAGTATGCTTGTAGCAGGTACTGCGTACAAATGCTTTTGTACAATACAAGAGTTACAAGAACGTTTAGGTGCAAGTGCTGCTCAAGAGGGTAGTTATACTAAGTATGACGAAAAATGTCGTACGAGAGTTACAACTATTGGTGACGAGCAGAAATCCTGTGTTGTTCGGTTTAAAGTGCCAAGCACTATCAAAGAAGTTGCTTTTGATGATCTTATTCATGGCCCGCTTGTGTTTGATAAAGAGCAGTTTGACGATTTTATTATAATGCGCTCTGATGGCAGTCCTATGTATAATTTTGTGGTAGTAGTCGATGATGCTGATATGCGTATTAGTCATGTGCTACGAGGTGATGATCATATTGCCAATACGCCAAAGCAGATTTTACTGTATACTGCGTGCGGCTTTACGATGCCTCAGTTTGGCCATTTACCTATGATATTAGGAGCTGATGGTCAGCGTTTAAGTAAACGGCATGCAGCTACCTCGGTGCTTGATTATAGAGTTAATGGTTTTTTGCCTGATGCTTTATGTAACTATCTAGTGCGTTTAGGCTGGTCTCATGGTAATCAAGAAATTTTTTCGCGCGAAGAACTTATGCAGTACTTTTCTCTTGAGCAGGTAGGCAAAAAAGCAGCTATTTTTGATAGCACTAAACTAGAATGGCTTAATAGTGTGTATATTAAACAGACACCAGCTCAAGAACTTTTAGAGTATAGTATAAAATGTATAGACCCAGCATTACAGGTAAAGCTATCTGGTTGGCATACGGAACAATTACTAAGTTTTATAGATTTATATAAAGACCGCGTAAAAACACTGCGTGAGTTACTTGACGAATTATATAGTGTCTACGCGCGTCCAAGCATGATGGTTGTTACCGCTGAAATGGAGCCGTGGATACATGAAAAAAATTACCATAACATGAAGCATCTTGAACTTTTTTTAATTGGTCTAGAAGACTATTCAGTTCAAGCATTAACGGTAAGTATTAAAGATTTTATAAACAAGCAGGCTTTAACTATGCCTGAAATGGGCAAACCGCTGCGAATAGCCTTAACGGGAAAAACAGCAAGTCCTGGTGTGTTTGAACTTCTTGCTTTACTTGGTAAACAAGAGAGTATTGAGCGATTACATGCCTTTATTATTTTATTAAAGGAGAGCCTAAAGAAGCATTAACCCTAAATCTTAAATGGAGGTTTATTATGAAGATCGGGATGCTTTTTCCGGGTTACGGAAATCAATTTGTTGGAATGGGCAAAGAATTGTACGATGATTCACGTCTTATGCAAGAGTATTTTGAAGAAGCTTCAAATTGCTTAGGTATAAACTTTGTTAAGTTGTGCTTTGCTTCATCTGATGTCGAATTAAGTAAAATAACTAATGCCTATCCAGCGCTTTTTTTAGTAAGTGCAGCAACTGCAAGCATGATTAAACAGTTAGGAATAACTATTGATTACGTTGCAGGACACGGTATTGGAGAATACAGTGCTTTATATACAGGAGGGGGCTTGAACTTTCCTGATGGTCTTTATTTGTTGCATAAACTTTCTTATTTTTACTCACAACTACGTGAGCAATTAGAACAACTTGATGTAAAAACAGTATTAGTTGATGGTCTATCAGCTCGTAAACTCAAGCAAATTTGCGCTGAAAACAGCTCAGAAGAGTGTTCTGCCCATATAGCAGTTTATGAAACTAAAACTGAACATTTAGTAACTGGATCAGCTTCAGCAATTAAAGCAATT from Candidatus Dependentiae bacterium includes these protein-coding regions:
- the lepA gene encoding elongation factor 4; this encodes MDLKKIDLKQFTPDKIRNFSVIAHIDHGKSTLSDRLLEVTGTLSTRHKNEQFLDKLQVEKERGITVKAQSASMFYTYKGDTYLLNLIDTPGHVDFSYEVSRSLYACQGALLLVDAAQGVQAQTMANFYLAFEQNLAIVPIMNKIDMANADPERVGKEMKHLFDFNEEEIIKASAKAGIGITEILDAVIERMPAPASNTQGHLKALLFDSWFDSYKGVICLIALKDGTMRKGDTIILAQAGRSYEVLELGLMYPSETPMDALYAGQVGYLIAGMKTVHEARVGDTIYQAKHPVTAFPGFKPAKPMVFAGIFPIDNEEFEVLRDSIEKLTLNDASVKVEKKNSVALGLGFRCGFLGLLHMDVFKQRLEQEYGLSVIITAPSVLYKIKLTNGQEADIENPSDFPDPQRIDAIYEPIIDATILMPRDYLGPIITLCQQKRGQQLSLEYLNEERIILKYRLPLNEVATDFYDQLKSLTSGYASLDYEESGYAESDLVKMDILLNGKPVDALSIIVHRESSANIGRTLAEKLRKVIPRQLFEIIIQAAIGAKIIARETVSAMRKNVIAKCYGGDITRKRKLLEKQKEGKKKMKQVGNVEVPQEAFLSILKKDE
- a CDS encoding ankyrin repeat domain-containing protein, coding for MIQFLKISALTLLTHSLVAMDYERQLITGILAGDLQLVQEALDNGATGDGGAMPALHAAAGLGKDAIIELLIDRGSKTNLENTHWPSPLLQAVFGGHVSTVKLLLKLSLDDRLPFTGDTPLHLAAQTGDSNMLSALLQLGFKPNVLNRYFVTPLEIAVRNNQAEAVDILLAAGASPCFYPELKQGKDALQYAQQQEANLRLYSLNECSLRKNKQIQQSLKRFLSLKTH
- the gyrA gene encoding DNA gyrase subunit A yields the protein MDSNTLYEKGAHSRIRPILIEEELKGAWLDYAMSVIVSRALPDVRDGLKPVHRRILYTMHQLGFHYNKPYHKSVRIVGDVMGKYHPHGDQAVYNTMVGMVQDFSKRYPLLDGQGNWGSVDGDNAAAMRYTEVRMERISQEILYDLDKDTVDFVPNFDESTVEPVILPSRLPNLLINGTAGIAVGMATSMPPHNLGEVVDACLAFLKDDNLSDDELFDLIPAPDFPTGGIICGRAGIVRAYATGRGNLILRGVVDIEENKKGATTVVITELPYQVNKSELIIKVADLVKNKIIEGISNIRDESDKRGMRVVIDIKKGESAQVILNLLYKHTSLQTSVGILMLALLDNKPLVFTLRQLIKEFLAHREIVIVKRTQYDLTKAQQREHMLLGFVIALNNIDEVVELIKKSENAEEAIFKLNKRFLLTPEQSKAILEMRLQRLTGLEQEKIHAEIAEIKKLIAELKAILTTRELLKQEITQELMDIRAQYSDVRRSRIEGPIDILSEADLIPDEEVVVTLTRKGYVKRVPLTVYDVQHRGGKGKMGMTALDEVGDILQDIFVARNHDELLFFTNLGKIYSLSVFQVPEASRTAKGRAIVNLLPLAPEEYVVKLLCTRDFDDKHLVMVTKLGTIKRTQATAFAKIRSSGIRAITLNEGDELVFCSLSSGNDHIVLATARGQGIRFIESEVRSMGRVAAGVRGIRLHAGDQVVGMEIVSEDQDILFTTERGYGKRVRVADFRATHRGGLGVKAMPTDKRNGKLIGLVVVDDFTHILLIDTTGKIIRLSPKEVRTMKRQAMGVRLIRLEDAERRLAAIAVIPAAAEDEEQVANSKIETTDAS
- the dprA gene encoding DNA-protecting protein DprA; translation: MQANTLLHLSLIQNAGPATIEKLVQALSLEQLDKLYYFSAKDLQALTGISSTLAHCIVSGLQDKKLLEQELTLLERYNVSCTTLYDPGYPALLKNIHLPPVVLYTQGRPLDYTKCVALVGSRKADRYGITIINKLIPELVAAGYTVVSGGALGIDTLAHQATLACAGSTVAVLGSGLLKPYPAANARLFNAIAEQNGTVVSSFSLQCSALAGNFPARNRIIAGLSSACIVIQAAEKSGALITARYALEQGREVGAVPGAIDNPLSAGCHKIISEGAALIASTQDILNLVSDSLPLRSVSLMQPIIKPLQQTIPQTPQEHILLYTQTPISFDELLIKTGLASTDLQDLLFNLQLDGLLEQNFMGLWKKS
- the rpmF gene encoding 50S ribosomal protein L32, with protein sequence MPVPKRKTSKARRDQRQSTKFIRPQSITQCANCQEPLATHQACAVCGYYKGRKVLNTKLERTIKRTETRTALQAKAQQSAQSQDSNEQGHEQDNEK